The window GGTGTGAGTAATTTCTTCGAAATTGATCCAAGTCTAAAAGATAATATGACAGGGTCAGAAATGACGGTGGAAGAAGAATTTCAAGCGTTTGTAGAAGCTTGTCATATCTTAGATATGAAAGTCATGATTGATATCATTCCTCGAACAAATTCAGTTGAAAGTGACCTCATTTTAGAACATCCGGATTGGTTCTACTGGGTTTACACCGATACTTTCCACGAATATTATCCACCACATGTTCCTGGACTTGGAAGTACTTTAACACCAAAATCAGAATACTTACCTTATGTTTATGCCTCTGAATCTGTTTGGAATCATATTCATAAGTTTTCATATGCACCAAACATCATTGACCCTGAAAAATGGGAACGTGTCGTTAAAGAATATCATGAAACAGAAGGTGCTTCTATTTTAGATTTAGTGAGTCGTGAATTTGGATTAACGGTTGCGCCTGCTTTCTCAGATCACATTAATGATGTTCAACCTCCATGGACAGATATAACATTCTTCAGAATGTATCTCGATCATCCGGTTGAAAGCCAAAAATATTTAGGGGGACAAGAGTTACCTCCATATATTTTATTTGATACCATCAAATCAAATTTATATAAAGGTCATGTCATTAATGAAGGGTTATGGGCCACTTTATCAAACATCATTCCTCATTATCAACAACAGTACGGTATTGATGGGGCTCGTATTGATATGGGGCATGCCCTTCCATCAGAACTTGTCAATCGTATCATTGCTAATGCACGTATCAATGATAAAGACTTCTGTTTCATTGCTGAAGAACTACAAGAAGAAAATGCAAAAGTTTCAAGAGATAATGGCTATAATATGATTATCGGTTATGGATTCTATCAAGAACCTCGTGTTTACGAACATCGTACACACAACTTTATGTATGAATCTCGTCATTTACCATGTCCAGTTTTTGCTGGAGGAGAAACACACGATACGCCTCGTTTAGCTGCAAGGGATGGTGGACGCACGTTATCAAAAATGTTAACGATTATGAATATGTTCATGCCTAATGGTGTTCCATTCATCAACTCAGGACAAGAAGTCTATGAAACTCAACCAATGAATACAGGTCTAGATTGCCGCGACTATGAGCAATATATGTTACCACAACATGATCGTTATTTTGGAAAGTTAGCACTATTTGATAAATTTGCTCTTCATTATTTGAACCATATGCGTTGGGAATTACCTGACATCTTAGAGGTTGTCTCAAAAATTCGTCAAGATCACATCAAAACATTTACAAACATTGAAAACTTTGTTGGATTAGGATTTGATCAATTAAGTGATCCTGCGATTGGATTTGGCTATATTGAAGAAGGAAAACGCGGTCATCATAACGATAATGTCTTCATTATTGTTGCAAGTACAGAAATGTACTCACCAATTGATGTCACGGTTCATCTTGAGAATTTACGTGAGCAATCAAAAAATAACTGGTGTACAGGAAAACTATTATTCTCAACACATGAGTGGCCACGTGATATTCACGAATTTGACTATCATCAAAATTTACACCTTCATCTTCAACCAGGGGAAGTTAAAATTATTAAATTATGATATAATGAAAGGTAACATCTCACCATGTTACCTTTTTTTATTGTCGCATCATTTACTCATCTGTAAAACTGTTACCTGTGGTGAATACATAAGGTTTATATCTGTTCAATCTCTGATCTTATAATCTTGCGACTTATTTAAATCCATCTCTTTCAAATAAATACTGCTTTCATATAGGAGAAATTATATGTCACAACGTCTTTTAAAAGTTGCTCTTTTTAGTCTCGTAAGCTCTTTATTGTTACTCATGATCACTCTTCCCCTCATTGCTATGCTCTATTTAAGTGGAATTCAATACCACAGCCGTTGGCAAGTCATTTTATTTATTTTCATCATTGCTGCCATTGATTTAATAGCGGAATGTGTGGGAAAAATGGTTGTTGAAGGATTCACCTATCTTTGTTCTTGGAATTCAAGAATAAGTTTAATTTTTAGATACATCTTAGACTTTTTCTTAACGTTGTTTATTACCCACTATATTGATGAATGGTATCCTGGCATCATACTTTCAAACGTTGGTGAAATAACCTTTTCAATTTTAATTCTAATATTTACTGCTGTTCTTGAAATGAATACAAATGATAAAAAGGAAGCATAATGCTTCCTTTTTATCATATACTAATTATATACCAAATAAAGGTAGATGATGTTAGCGTTTTATTCAAATTACATGTATAATAAAATTAGATTGTTAAGTGGCGATAAGTTTTTCCATGTTTAACTCATCACCCAACTAGTGGTTAAAGTCAAAATGCTTTATCACTTAGCTTAGGGAATCCACTATAATCTATGTGAGTCATAAAAACTCAAATCATGAGTACCATTCTAAGTTTGCAAATTCTTTTCAAGACTTAGATAAACGTTGTGACCTATCAAAGGAGGATCCTGCTATGTATAAAAACATTTTAGTTGCCGTTGATGACAGTGCGAAGTCTCGATTAGCTTTTCAGTCTGCGGTTGAAACTGCAGTTGCATTCGGATCAAAACTAACCATTTGTCATATCAAAAAAAACACCATTATCTATACACCAATTGACCCAACAGGAATGCTATCTACGACCCATATTTTTAAACAAGATTTTGCACAATATATGGATGAAGCGTTAGAAAAATATAAAGAAGATGCCCTAAGAGCTAATATTAAAGAGATTGAAATTGTTCAAACCTATAGTTCTTCTCCTGGGCTTGCTATCGCTGAAGTTATTGCACCTGGTTATGAAGTTGATTTAATTGTTTGTGGAGCAAGTAATAAATCAGGATTTGACCGCTTTTTACTAGGAAGTGTTTCTTTAGATATTGTTAAACACGCTAAATGTGATGTCAATGTCATTCGTATCGGTGGAAATAAGTAGAAAAAATCTGTATCGTTTGGATACAGCCTTTTCTTATTTAAAAGATTAAAAAAGAAGTGATTCTAATTGCTTAGAATCACTTCTTTTAACTAATCTGCATAATTCACTAATGATAAGAATGAGTTTGGATCTAAAGAGGCTCCTCCAACTAAAGCACCGTCAATGTGCTCTTGTGACATAAGCTCTTTAATATTAGCTGGATTAACTGATCCTCCATATTGAATACGAATAGCATTCGCAGCTTCTTTTCCGTAAATTCGCTCAACGACTTCACGAATATAGCCAATCGTTTCATTCGCCTGCTCTGCTGTTGCTGTACGTCCTGTTCCAATAGCCCAAATCGGCTCATAAGCGATAACGACTTTTTTCACTTGATCGACAGTCAATCCTGATAAAGCAGCTACTGTTTGCTGTTCAATGACTTGATTTGTCGTATGATTTTCACGTTGTTCTAATGATTCTCCAACACAAACAATTGGCGTTAATTGATGAGTCAAAGCTTCATGAACTTTTTTATTGACTGATTCATCAGTTTCATTAAACATCTCACGACGCTCACTATGACCTAAAATCACGTAAGAAACACCAATTAAGCTTAACATATCCGCTGATACTTCTCCTGTATAAGCTCCTGATTTTTCAAAGTGCATGTTTTGTGCTCCAATACGTAAGGAAGATCCTTGACGTTTAACTAAACAACGTAAATATGGAAATGGCGCACAAATAACTGATTCGACTTGATCATTTGAAACCACCTGATCTTTTATAGCATAAATAAATTTTAAAGCCTCATTACGCGTTTTATTCATCTTCCAATTCCCTATAATAATCGGTTTTCTCATTCCCCACACCTCATTATTTCATCTTATTTTTTAATACTCCCTCTTATGATGATTTTTCCTGTTCATTTTGTTCTTGCCCCTCATCCTTTGTTTTCAGCTTTGATCGAAATAATCCCGTTGTATTAAAGACAAGTTCCACCACTACCATCGCAACAACTAACATCACTAAACCATAAAACTTAGATGTCATCGTATATAAAATAGCTGTTAATGAAAATAAACCTGCAATTGCATATAAAACAAGTACACTTTTAACATGTCCTAAATTTCGATCAAGTAACTGATGATGGACATGACCACGATCAGGCTCAAACGGAGACTGCCCATTTAAAATTCGGCGAATAATCGCCCAAACTGTGTCAAAAATTGGGACAGATAACATCACAATCGGTACGATAAATGATACAAAAGCTGCATTTTTATATCCTAGTAACGATAAGACAGAAACCGAAAATCCTAAAAATAATGAACCCGTATCCCCCATAAAAATCTTAGCAGGATGAAAATTATGAACTAAAAATCCAAGTGTCGATCCTAGCAATAAACAAGACATGATGGCTACAAATAACTCTCCTTGATAAGCAGCTAAAATTGCCATCGTTCCAAAAGAAATTGCCGATATTCCAGACGATAACCCATCTAGTCCATCGATTAAATTAATTGAATTAGTAATTCCAACGATCCAAGCAATAGTGACAAATATACCTAACCATCCTAAATCGATAACGGGTAAAAACGGCAAATAAATTTTATCAATCATGAAATCACCATATAAAACCATGATCAAAGCGGCTACTAATTGAACAAGAGCTTTAGGCTTAGCAGGTAATTCAAACATATCATCAAGCATTCCTGTGACAACAATTAAAAAGGAAGCAATGAAATAGGCATCAATGAAGGCAATCTCAGCATTATTAAGAGCATACCCTTTTACTCTAAATATCATATATCCTAGTAGAAAGGAAACATAAATCGCCAATCCTCCCATTCTCGGCATAATCCGATGATGGACTTTTCGCTGATTCGGTTGATCAACTGCCTTTGTAAAATAAGCAAGTTTCATGACATAAGGCGTAACTAATACGGCAATTATGAAACAAAACATGATGACTAATAAGTAAATCATAGTGACACCTCACGGTTAAATTTTTAAGCTATTATACCATATCTAGGCAACCAAATGAAGTCTCCCACAAAAATCTCATCAGTTTCTCTCACTATTTACACGGTATCTTCTTTTTAAAGTACAGTCTCAATCTATCTTCCTTCAATACGAGCCAATTCATCAACAACTTCCATAAACTCCTCCATAAAAATACTTAAAATATCTTCACATGGATTTTCATCATTTAAAGCTTTTTCAAGTTCACGACTATATTCATAAAGCTCGTCTGCTCCAAGTTGAGCAGCTAATCCTTTAATCGTATGAACTACTCGAATCGCTTCTGAAATATTTGATTCAATAAGTTGTGGCAACTGCTCATTAATCATATAAAAATGTTTTCTAAAGTTATGAGCAATTCTCAAATATAGACGCACATTCCCAGCAATACGTTCTAATGCATAAGAAATGTTAAGCATCGAGCTCATCTCGATGAGTTGTTCAGCCTTCATCGGTTTAACCTCTACAGGCTTAGAATTTAACACACTATAAACCCCATTTGATAATGTGTAATGATCAACTGGTTTTGGAACATAGGCATCAGCTCCATGACGCAATACGAAATCTAGTTCCAAACGCTCACTAACCCCAGTTAATAAAATAACTTTAGCTTCTGCATTAATCAATTTAATGGCCTTAAAGACATCTACTCCGCTCATGCCTGGCATAATAACATCTAATAAAATACAATCGTACTGACTAAATGTTTTAGCATAATGTTTAATCGCTTGCTTCGGATCAGAAAATGCACTAACACTATATCCAAAGCTTTCAAGTAACGCTTCCGTAATTTCTAAATTAGATAATTCATCGTCGATTAATAAAATATTCCCTACTCCGCGTGGAACAGATTCTTCATTAACAAATTCTTCAATTCCATGATTAATAGGTAAATAAATTGTAAAGGTTGTTCCTTTTCCGACAACCGAATCTACCTCTAATGCTCCATTATGCGTTCTTAACGTTTCAACGACACTAGCTAATCCCATTCCCGTCCCTTTTCCAACATCTTTCGTTGTAAAAAACGGTTTAAAGATTTTGGGCATTAATTTTTTATCAATCCCGCAACCTGTGTCTTTGACTTTTAAGACAGCATAGCTATTCGGTGTAATATTAGTATTTAGTAAATTACCAGGTATCTCATCTAATTGATGGTGAGTTAATGTTAATTCTATGCACCCTTGACCTTTAATGGCATCACGAGCATTAATGCATAAATTTAAAATAGCATTATTTAATTGAGACTCATCACCTAATACAAAGTATTCATCTGGCTCAATATTTAGTTCAATTTTAATTCGACGATCAACGGTATGTTTTAACATGTTAACTGTATCTTTAACAATTTGAACTAAGTCAATATTCATACGTTTGTTTTCAGGTTTATGGGAAAACGCTAATAACTGACGAGTTAATTCTGTCGAATGACGAACGGAACGTTCAATTCCATCCATATAACGTAACAACGTCTCATCATTTGTCATTGATTTCATTAGCGCAACGTAACCTAAAATTCCATTCAATTGATTATTAAAGTCATGACTTACACCACTTGTTAATTGACCTAAAGCTTGTAATTTTTGTAATTGGCTATCAATTAAATCATGGTTCTTTTTAAACGATAAGTCCAAAAGTAAACCTCGAACACGTACTTCCCCTACATCATTAATTAATTTTTCACATTTTAAAACTAATGTCTCCCAAGGCTGATGCTTATGACGAATTAACACGTCTCGTGTTAATTCACGATCTGGACTTAATAAAAACGTTTCAACAATCTCATTGATGGACTCATTATTAAATAAACTATTTGACTTTTGCGTCGTTGAATCAAGTTCTAATAATTGCTCAATCACTGAATTGACATACCATATCCGTTCACTCACATGATATTCAAAAAATCCATACGCTAAATCAAGCAACTGTAAATACCAATCTTTTGATCCAATTTCCACTTCTAATTGAGAACTAAACTGTAACCTACCTATTTCTACCACTCTCATATTTTTAACCCTGTTTTAAAACAGATACCCCACTTTCCAAAGTATATTCAATAATATAATGATTACCTCATTTAAGTAATTATATACTTATATAGGATTCCCTTATTTTACTATAGTTATTCTTATTATATGTGTTTTAACTATAACATTCAATACCTTATATATATAAGCCCAGATAAGTTTTTCATATCGGAAAACTTTTATGCCCTACTAACGGTAGATACATTTTCTTAGAAAATGGTAGGTGACCTGTGCCCTACTAAAGGAGGAGACATGCTGCGCATGGCAGGTGACCCCTGGACGATAGTCTGCCCCAGTATTAAAGTAATTGTTCAACTAAGACTGACATACAATGATGAAATACATTTCTGTTTTTATATAGATATAAGTTCTCAGCATTATCTTGCCTTTGCTTTGAAACTTAGGTCTTCGTTTTTGATGACTAAAATAGGATTTTATGCTATTCATCATTTTCTCAAGACTCTATTTAAATTTGGAACATATAATACAATAAAAAGGCAATCATCTAGTTAAGGAGGGGGCTATGAAAAAAAAACAACTTTCAACAAACAGAGACACTAAATCACCTAAACAAAAAAAAACTCACTCCCATCACTTCGAAAAAAATATGCATAATGTCATTGAACTTTTAAACGAAAAAGTAGATGTTATGCAATCGATGATTAACGATCTTGATTTAACTCCTTCTTCTAGTGAAATGAAAAAAGAGGACAGTTCTAAGTCAGTTCCTCCCTCTGAAGCGGATTTAGTCGCTTATCTACAAACGATTCTCTCAGATGATATAAGTTTAGAAGATTTAAGATTTCAATCGTTAGACGGAGCAAATATTGGCGACACTCAAACAACAGGCGATCGACTGAATGGTAGCCTTCCTATTCAAAATGCTGGTGCTTCAAATAGCGGACAAAGTGGAGCAGCCATTGTTCATCGAACATCGTATAATTATGCCTCTGCCTCTTCACAAAATTACAGTTATGGTTTTACTAACTCTGAATTCTTTGCCTTCATCGGAAATCTCGATCCAGTTGAATATATTTTAGTAATTACGGTGGTTGCAATTATCATTGGAGTTGAACTCAATGTCTTTGAACGACAGATTGTTGGTGGAACACTCGTTGATATTGGCGTCACACTTGGTAATATGGTTGAACAAGAACTCTTTCGATCAGCTCGTAGAAATGAAATTGTTAACCGTCAGCGTAACGAGGCAGAACAAAATGACTTTGATACGTTATACGACAGTATTGATCAACTACAAGCAGAAATTGATCGGTTAAAAGAACAGATTGGCCAAAACCAAACATAAAAAGGACGTCTATATAGAAACAGAAATGTATTTCATCATTGTATATCAGTCTTAGTTAAGCAATTACTTTAATACTGAGGCAGACTATAGTCCAGCTAAAAGTTTTCCGATATGAAAAACTTATCTGGACTTATATAGTTAAAAAGCTTGACGTCCTTTTTTAGCGTATTTTCACTAAAAATATTGACTATAAGGTCAATAGATAGTTTATTATATTCGTATACCAAAAAGAAAGGTGAGAAAGAAATGACAAAAAAATTTCTAAGTTATGCCCTTCCATCCGCGTTAGCGATGTTTATTTCATCTTTATATACAGTGATTGATGGAATTTTCGTTGGACAAGGAGTTGGTGACTTAGCGTTAGCAGCTGTAAATGTTGTTATTCCGCTGACGATTATGCTCTTTGGAATGGCAACGATGTTTGCTGTAGGAGGTGGAGCCTTAATTTCAAAAAACTTCGGAAGCAAAGATATTGAAAATGCAAATTTGATGTTTCATCAAGTGTTTAAATTTTTACTTATCATTAGTGTTCTCATTAGTATTACCTTTGTGATCTTTGCCGGACCGATTGTTAAAGGACTTGGTGCAACACCTGATTTATATGAACCAGCTAAAACATATCTAAGATTTTATTCTTTATTTTGTATTCCTAATATTATAGGAATTGCCTTAAACAGCTTTATTCGAAACGATGGAAATCCTAAGCTAGCCATGATTGCGACATTTTCAGGAGCAATCACCAATATTGTGCTTGACTATTTATTCATCTTCCCGCTTCAACTTGGATTATTTGGTGCAGCGATGGCAACGGGTCTTGGGCAAGTCGTGACGGTCTGCATTATTCTGATTCATTTCATTCGTCGACAAGGTCAATTACGCTTTGGGAATGTCAAACTTGACTTTCAAATCATTAAAGAGTTTTCAAGTATTGGCTTTCCTTCGTTCTTTGCTGAAGCAGCCTTCTCTATTATTATTTATCTAACCAATATCGCTTTAGTCAAAACGGTTGGTGAAATGGGAATGACCACTTATAGCATCATCAATTATTTAACGACGCCTATTTATTTATTTTTATTAGGGTTAGCCTTTGGAGCACAACCACTAATTAGCTATCATTTCGGTGCTAAAGAACAAAAACCGATGATGAAATACT of the Turicibacter sp. TJ11 genome contains:
- a CDS encoding alpha-amylase family glycosyl hydrolase produces the protein MRGSRLKKLLDILKRHDHKNETYNYVIPDLWNAWGYQGEEMVRTSWGELIVNPYHFYSEVIESYILPKAKDDVNYNQSLSIINQSYEDKPGYLGGDWIKDSVVYSMMVRTSTAWDHDRSGDLENHNLYDLNETGTFVKSLVLLPLLKKMGVDTVYMLPISKFSLKDKKGELGSPYGVSNFFEIDPSLKDNMTGSEMTVEEEFQAFVEACHILDMKVMIDIIPRTNSVESDLILEHPDWFYWVYTDTFHEYYPPHVPGLGSTLTPKSEYLPYVYASESVWNHIHKFSYAPNIIDPEKWERVVKEYHETEGASILDLVSREFGLTVAPAFSDHINDVQPPWTDITFFRMYLDHPVESQKYLGGQELPPYILFDTIKSNLYKGHVINEGLWATLSNIIPHYQQQYGIDGARIDMGHALPSELVNRIIANARINDKDFCFIAEELQEENAKVSRDNGYNMIIGYGFYQEPRVYEHRTHNFMYESRHLPCPVFAGGETHDTPRLAARDGGRTLSKMLTIMNMFMPNGVPFINSGQEVYETQPMNTGLDCRDYEQYMLPQHDRYFGKLALFDKFALHYLNHMRWELPDILEVVSKIRQDHIKTFTNIENFVGLGFDQLSDPAIGFGYIEEGKRGHHNDNVFIIVASTEMYSPIDVTVHLENLREQSKNNWCTGKLLFSTHEWPRDIHEFDYHQNLHLHLQPGEVKIIKL
- a CDS encoding YrvL family regulatory protein, coding for MSQRLLKVALFSLVSSLLLLMITLPLIAMLYLSGIQYHSRWQVILFIFIIAAIDLIAECVGKMVVEGFTYLCSWNSRISLIFRYILDFFLTLFITHYIDEWYPGIILSNVGEITFSILILIFTAVLEMNTNDKKEA
- a CDS encoding universal stress protein; translation: MYKNILVAVDDSAKSRLAFQSAVETAVAFGSKLTICHIKKNTIIYTPIDPTGMLSTTHIFKQDFAQYMDEALEKYKEDALRANIKEIEIVQTYSSSPGLAIAEVIAPGYEVDLIVCGASNKSGFDRFLLGSVSLDIVKHAKCDVNVIRIGGNK
- the tpiA gene encoding triose-phosphate isomerase yields the protein MRKPIIIGNWKMNKTRNEALKFIYAIKDQVVSNDQVESVICAPFPYLRCLVKRQGSSLRIGAQNMHFEKSGAYTGEVSADMLSLIGVSYVILGHSERREMFNETDESVNKKVHEALTHQLTPIVCVGESLEQRENHTTNQVIEQQTVAALSGLTVDQVKKVVIAYEPIWAIGTGRTATAEQANETIGYIREVVERIYGKEAANAIRIQYGGSVNPANIKELMSQEHIDGALVGGASLDPNSFLSLVNYAD
- a CDS encoding glycosyltransferase family 4 protein — protein: MIYLLVIMFCFIIAVLVTPYVMKLAYFTKAVDQPNQRKVHHRIMPRMGGLAIYVSFLLGYMIFRVKGYALNNAEIAFIDAYFIASFLIVVTGMLDDMFELPAKPKALVQLVAALIMVLYGDFMIDKIYLPFLPVIDLGWLGIFVTIAWIVGITNSINLIDGLDGLSSGISAISFGTMAILAAYQGELFVAIMSCLLLGSTLGFLVHNFHPAKIFMGDTGSLFLGFSVSVLSLLGYKNAAFVSFIVPIVMLSVPIFDTVWAIIRRILNGQSPFEPDRGHVHHQLLDRNLGHVKSVLVLYAIAGLFSLTAILYTMTSKFYGLVMLVVAMVVVELVFNTTGLFRSKLKTKDEGQEQNEQEKSS
- a CDS encoding response regulator, which gives rise to MRVVEIGRLQFSSQLEVEIGSKDWYLQLLDLAYGFFEYHVSERIWYVNSVIEQLLELDSTTQKSNSLFNNESINEIVETFLLSPDRELTRDVLIRHKHQPWETLVLKCEKLINDVGEVRVRGLLLDLSFKKNHDLIDSQLQKLQALGQLTSGVSHDFNNQLNGILGYVALMKSMTNDETLLRYMDGIERSVRHSTELTRQLLAFSHKPENKRMNIDLVQIVKDTVNMLKHTVDRRIKIELNIEPDEYFVLGDESQLNNAILNLCINARDAIKGQGCIELTLTHHQLDEIPGNLLNTNITPNSYAVLKVKDTGCGIDKKLMPKIFKPFFTTKDVGKGTGMGLASVVETLRTHNGALEVDSVVGKGTTFTIYLPINHGIEEFVNEESVPRGVGNILLIDDELSNLEITEALLESFGYSVSAFSDPKQAIKHYAKTFSQYDCILLDVIMPGMSGVDVFKAIKLINAEAKVILLTGVSERLELDFVLRHGADAYVPKPVDHYTLSNGVYSVLNSKPVEVKPMKAEQLIEMSSMLNISYALERIAGNVRLYLRIAHNFRKHFYMINEQLPQLIESNISEAIRVVHTIKGLAAQLGADELYEYSRELEKALNDENPCEDILSIFMEEFMEVVDELARIEGR
- a CDS encoding MATE family efflux transporter is translated as MTKKFLSYALPSALAMFISSLYTVIDGIFVGQGVGDLALAAVNVVIPLTIMLFGMATMFAVGGGALISKNFGSKDIENANLMFHQVFKFLLIISVLISITFVIFAGPIVKGLGATPDLYEPAKTYLRFYSLFCIPNIIGIALNSFIRNDGNPKLAMIATFSGAITNIVLDYLFIFPLQLGLFGAAMATGLGQVVTVCIILIHFIRRQGQLRFGNVKLDFQIIKEFSSIGFPSFFAEAAFSIIIYLTNIALVKTVGEMGMTTYSIINYLTTPIYLFLLGLAFGAQPLISYHFGAKEQKPMMKYYHMTNQTNYLINFIFMAICYFFGRPIISIFTQDPTIIEMAYVGLNIVNAAFIIIGLNLNTTIYYQAIETPKYSNIICACRSIIFLPIVLFMLTNLFGLYGIWSALLVSEFLTYLCFLIFTNINQITRQAISLS